From a region of the Georgenia yuyongxinii genome:
- the pstA gene encoding phosphate ABC transporter permease PstA, protein MTTTTTTTVTDLSTGAGKLPGWTPWAVLAGSVGLVYALMLAFGRPTVASVLFLGGVLYIVANWVVARSVEGERPAKDRLATSLVTAAFLLAMVPLVSLVWIVLKNGLTLFSWDFLTTDMTGIFGDMTEGGVLHAIIGTLWVTGIASVISIPLGIFTAIYLVEYGRGRLARAITVLVDVMTGIPSIVAGLFAFALFTILVGPAYRSALMGAVSLAVLMTPVVVRSVEEMLRLVPNELREAAYALGVPKWLTVVKVVLRTAVAGITTGVMIAIARVIGETAPLLMTVGIIANINNNPFEGRMATLPVFAYRQFAQGGVGIERSWAAALTLVAIVMLLNLAARLVSRFFSPKGAH, encoded by the coding sequence ATGACCACCACCACCACCACCACCGTCACCGATCTGAGCACGGGTGCGGGCAAGCTCCCCGGCTGGACGCCCTGGGCGGTCCTTGCGGGCTCCGTGGGCCTCGTCTACGCCCTGATGCTCGCCTTCGGCCGGCCGACCGTCGCCTCCGTCCTCTTCCTTGGCGGGGTTCTCTACATCGTCGCGAACTGGGTGGTCGCCCGCTCCGTCGAGGGGGAGCGGCCCGCCAAGGACCGCCTCGCGACGTCGCTGGTCACGGCCGCGTTCCTGCTCGCCATGGTGCCGCTGGTCTCCTTGGTGTGGATCGTCCTCAAGAACGGTCTCACGCTGTTCAGCTGGGACTTCCTGACAACGGACATGACCGGCATCTTCGGTGACATGACCGAGGGCGGCGTCCTCCACGCGATCATCGGCACCCTTTGGGTCACCGGCATCGCCTCGGTCATCTCGATCCCGCTCGGCATCTTCACCGCGATCTACCTGGTCGAGTACGGCCGCGGCCGCCTCGCCCGGGCCATCACCGTCCTGGTCGACGTCATGACCGGCATCCCCTCGATCGTCGCCGGTCTCTTCGCGTTCGCCCTGTTTACCATTCTCGTCGGCCCGGCCTACCGCTCGGCCCTCATGGGTGCTGTCTCCCTGGCCGTGCTCATGACCCCCGTCGTGGTCCGCTCGGTCGAGGAGATGCTCCGCCTCGTCCCCAACGAGCTGCGCGAGGCCGCATACGCCCTCGGCGTGCCCAAGTGGCTGACCGTCGTCAAGGTCGTGCTCCGCACGGCGGTCGCCGGCATCACCACCGGCGTGATGATCGCCATCGCCCGGGTGATCGGGGAGACCGCGCCGCTGCTCATGACTGTGGGCATCATCGCGAACATCAACAACAACCCTTTCGAGGGACGCATGGCGACGCTGCCCGTCTTCGCCTACCGGCAGTTCGCGCAGGGCGGCGTCGGCATCGAGCGGTCCTGGGCGGCGGCGCTGACCCTGGTGGCCATCGTGATGCTGCTCAACCTCGCCGCCCGGCTCGTGAGCCGGTTCTTCTCGCCGAAGGGTGCCCACTGA
- the pstC gene encoding phosphate ABC transporter permease subunit PstC — translation MATASAPDAPRGASELRLSRPPGRVGNPIFAGISTGAGIVILIILASVAGFLLFRSWPAITASQAQYDDVGFMTGKGLWEYLAPLIFGTLLSSVLALVIAVPLSVAIALFISHYAPRKAAQGLGYLVDLLAAIPSVVYGMWGMAWLVPTMNPAFQWVSSTLGFFPPLAGFQAPAKNLMSASIVLAVMILPIITATIREVFLQTPRLHEEASLALGATRWEMIRMSVFPFGRSGIISASMLGLGRALGETMAVLMILSPGFLVNFNILKPGQHQTIAANIANQFPEASGLGADVLIATGLALFAITFGVNLLARWIISRRAEFSGAN, via the coding sequence GTGGCAACCGCCAGCGCCCCCGACGCCCCACGAGGCGCGTCCGAACTACGGCTGAGCCGACCGCCCGGACGTGTAGGCAACCCGATCTTCGCCGGCATCTCCACCGGTGCGGGCATCGTCATCCTCATCATCCTCGCCTCGGTGGCCGGCTTCCTGCTCTTCCGCTCCTGGCCGGCGATCACCGCCTCCCAGGCGCAGTACGACGACGTCGGCTTCATGACGGGGAAGGGGCTGTGGGAGTACCTCGCGCCGCTGATCTTCGGCACGCTCCTCTCCTCCGTCCTCGCGCTGGTCATCGCGGTGCCGCTGAGCGTCGCGATCGCGCTGTTCATCTCGCACTACGCGCCGCGGAAGGCCGCCCAGGGCCTGGGGTACCTGGTGGACCTTCTCGCCGCCATCCCCTCCGTGGTCTACGGCATGTGGGGCATGGCCTGGCTCGTCCCGACCATGAACCCGGCTTTCCAGTGGGTCAGCAGCACGCTCGGGTTCTTCCCCCCGCTCGCCGGCTTCCAGGCGCCGGCGAAGAACCTCATGTCGGCCTCCATCGTGCTCGCGGTGATGATCCTGCCCATCATCACCGCGACCATCCGCGAGGTGTTCCTCCAGACCCCGCGCCTGCACGAGGAGGCCTCCCTGGCGCTGGGAGCCACGCGCTGGGAGATGATCCGGATGTCGGTGTTTCCTTTCGGCCGGTCCGGCATCATCAGCGCGTCGATGCTGGGCCTGGGCCGTGCGCTCGGGGAGACCATGGCCGTGCTGATGATTCTCTCGCCCGGCTTCCTGGTGAACTTCAACATCCTCAAGCCCGGCCAGCATCAGACGATCGCCGCGAACATCGCCAACCAGTTCCCCGAGGCTTCCGGCCTGGGTGCTGACGTCCTCATCGCCACGGGGCTCGCACTGTTCGCCATCACCTTCGGCGTCAACCTGCTCGCCCGGTGGATCATCTCGCGCCGCGCCGAGTTCTCTGGAGCGAACTGA
- a CDS encoding phosphate ABC transporter substrate-binding protein PstS, protein MRAQSRRRAGVAAALAGGLLLTACGGNGGTLPGAGASSQEIAMTAWVAGFQDAHPDVITSYDPVGSGTGREMFLNSAVLFAGSDAPMDDEERADGVERCLGGEVIELPLYISPIAVAYNLPDLDAEHLNLTPEVLAQIFNGDLTRWDDPAIAETNEGVELPDLDIVPVNRSDDSGTTENFTEYLAAAAGGAWPHEASETWPISGTQSGAQTSGVITTMEAAPGTIGYADAAQVPDSLSTVAVGVGEEFVPFSPEAAAAVVDASPATEDATDLRLTIELARDTQTAGTYPIVLVSYTLACSRYEAEQDVNNVKALLSYIASEPGQQRAADPRVAGSAPISTDLRERVEAAIEQISVA, encoded by the coding sequence ATGAGGGCACAGAGCCGACGCCGTGCCGGCGTCGCCGCAGCACTCGCCGGTGGCCTCCTCCTCACCGCGTGCGGTGGGAACGGCGGCACGCTCCCGGGGGCGGGCGCCTCCTCGCAGGAGATCGCGATGACTGCGTGGGTGGCGGGCTTCCAGGATGCCCATCCCGACGTGATCACCTCCTACGACCCGGTGGGTTCGGGCACCGGACGGGAGATGTTCCTCAACAGCGCCGTGCTGTTCGCCGGTTCTGACGCGCCCATGGACGACGAGGAGCGGGCCGACGGCGTCGAACGGTGCCTGGGAGGTGAGGTGATCGAGCTGCCGCTGTACATCTCCCCGATCGCCGTGGCGTACAACTTGCCCGATCTCGACGCCGAGCACCTGAACCTCACGCCCGAGGTGTTGGCGCAGATCTTCAACGGCGACCTCACCAGGTGGGACGACCCGGCCATCGCCGAGACGAACGAGGGCGTCGAGCTGCCCGACCTGGACATCGTGCCCGTCAACCGCTCCGACGACTCGGGCACCACCGAGAACTTCACCGAGTACCTCGCCGCTGCCGCGGGCGGCGCCTGGCCGCACGAGGCCAGCGAGACCTGGCCGATCTCGGGCACCCAGTCCGGCGCCCAGACCTCCGGCGTCATCACCACCATGGAGGCCGCGCCCGGCACCATCGGCTACGCCGATGCCGCCCAGGTGCCCGACTCGCTCAGCACCGTGGCGGTCGGGGTGGGGGAGGAGTTCGTGCCGTTCTCGCCGGAGGCCGCCGCCGCCGTCGTGGACGCCTCCCCGGCCACCGAGGACGCCACCGACCTGCGCCTGACGATCGAGCTGGCACGCGACACCCAGACGGCCGGGACCTACCCCATCGTCCTGGTCTCTTACACGCTCGCGTGCTCCCGGTACGAAGCCGAGCAGGATGTGAACAACGTCAAGGCCCTGTTGAGCTACATCGCCTCCGAGCCGGGGCAGCAGCGCGCCGCCGACCCCCGCGTCGCCGGCTCCGCGCCCATCTCGACAGACCTGCGCGAGCGGGTCGAGGCCGCGATCGAGCAGATCTCCGTCGCGTGA
- a CDS encoding phosphate ABC transporter substrate-binding protein PstS: MKLAGSRRVAGMAVLSALALTLAACSSDADGNEAESPAGDETAAEGEALSGTLPGAGASSQEKAMNGWLAGFQEANPDVQVSYDPTGSGTGREMFLNGAVLFGGTDSMFKEEELTAGAERCFGGEVVELPLYISPIAVAYNLPGVDAANLNLSPEVLAQIFNGDVTKWNDPAIAETNEGVELPDLDIVPVNRSDDSGTTENFTEYLAEAAGGAWPHEASETWPISGTQSGAQTSGVVSTLQAAEGTIAYLDASQVPDGFGTVAVGVGEEFVPFSPEAAAAVVDASPATEDATDLRLTIDLARDTQESGAYPIVLVSYTFACSVYESEQDVNNVKALLTYIASEEGQERAADPSVAGSAPISDGLRGDVTAAIEQISAA, from the coding sequence GTGAAGCTTGCAGGTAGCCGCCGCGTGGCGGGAATGGCCGTGCTTAGCGCGCTGGCACTCACGCTCGCCGCGTGCAGCAGTGACGCCGACGGCAACGAGGCGGAGAGCCCGGCCGGCGACGAGACCGCAGCCGAGGGCGAGGCCCTCTCCGGCACGCTCCCCGGTGCGGGCGCCTCCTCCCAGGAGAAGGCCATGAACGGCTGGCTGGCCGGTTTCCAGGAGGCCAACCCCGACGTCCAGGTCTCCTACGACCCGACCGGCTCCGGCACCGGCCGCGAGATGTTCCTCAACGGCGCCGTGCTCTTCGGTGGCACCGACTCCATGTTCAAGGAGGAGGAGCTCACTGCGGGCGCGGAGCGCTGCTTCGGTGGCGAGGTCGTCGAGCTGCCGCTCTACATCTCCCCGATCGCCGTGGCGTACAACCTGCCCGGTGTCGACGCCGCGAACCTCAACCTCTCGCCCGAGGTGCTCGCCCAGATCTTCAACGGCGACGTCACCAAGTGGAACGACCCGGCCATCGCCGAGACGAACGAGGGCGTCGAGCTGCCCGACCTGGACATCGTGCCGGTCAACCGCTCCGACGACTCGGGGACCACCGAGAACTTCACCGAGTACCTCGCCGAGGCTGCGGGCGGCGCCTGGCCGCACGAGGCCAGCGAGACCTGGCCGATCTCGGGCACCCAGTCTGGCGCCCAGACGTCCGGCGTCGTCTCCACGCTCCAGGCGGCCGAGGGCACCATCGCCTACCTCGACGCCTCGCAGGTGCCGGACGGCTTCGGCACCGTCGCCGTCGGTGTCGGTGAGGAGTTCGTGCCGTTCTCGCCGGAGGCTGCCGCCGCCGTCGTGGACGCCTCCCCGGCCACCGAGGACGCCACCGACCTGCGCCTGACCATCGACCTGGCCCGCGACACCCAGGAGTCGGGCGCCTACCCGATCGTCCTGGTCTCCTACACCTTCGCGTGCTCGGTGTACGAGAGCGAGCAGGACGTGAACAACGTCAAGGCGCTGCTCACCTACATCGCCTCCGAGGAGGGCCAGGAGCGCGCCGCCGACCCGAGCGTCGCCGGCTCCGCCCCGATCTCCGACGGCCTGCGCGGGGACGTCACCGCCGCGATCGAGCAGATCTCGGCCGCCTGA
- a CDS encoding NUDIX hydrolase — protein sequence MTSQTTSAQSTIQAAGAVVWRVRGRKLEVLLVHRPKYDDWSWPKGKLEEGESIAACAVREVAEETGLHVALGQPLPTVRYRDLNGRAKTARYWAAQELGDAAQSVNGRDPVSRAGAAEIDGARWVDIATARDLLTYVHDRDPLGVLVDQWQDERLRTWTMVVVRHARAKKRSAWDKGEATRPLTPAGESQARNLVPLLAAFGVEDVITSPWERCAATVRPYLEATGVGAELRPELTEDAHAQSKRPVRELVDHEMTHRDVPVAVCTHRPVLPTVVEEVARRTPHRIMQQVPESDPWLKTGEMLVVHLSQRPRRRALVVALEKHRAV from the coding sequence GTGACGTCGCAGACCACCAGCGCACAGTCCACGATCCAGGCCGCCGGCGCGGTGGTCTGGCGTGTGCGCGGCCGCAAGCTCGAGGTGCTTCTCGTCCACCGGCCCAAGTACGACGACTGGTCCTGGCCGAAGGGCAAGCTCGAGGAGGGCGAGAGCATCGCCGCGTGCGCCGTGCGTGAGGTGGCCGAGGAGACCGGTCTGCACGTGGCGCTCGGCCAGCCCCTGCCGACGGTGCGGTACCGGGACCTGAACGGGCGGGCGAAGACCGCCCGCTACTGGGCGGCCCAAGAGCTCGGGGACGCTGCGCAGAGCGTCAACGGCCGCGACCCGGTCAGCCGGGCGGGTGCCGCGGAGATAGACGGTGCCCGCTGGGTGGACATCGCCACGGCACGGGACCTGCTCACCTACGTCCACGACCGCGACCCCCTCGGCGTCCTCGTCGACCAGTGGCAGGACGAACGGCTACGCACGTGGACGATGGTGGTGGTCCGGCACGCGCGGGCCAAGAAGCGGTCGGCGTGGGACAAGGGAGAGGCAACCCGGCCGCTGACCCCGGCCGGCGAGTCGCAGGCCCGGAACCTCGTGCCGCTCCTCGCCGCCTTTGGCGTCGAGGACGTCATCACCTCGCCGTGGGAACGGTGCGCGGCGACCGTGCGGCCCTACCTCGAGGCGACCGGCGTCGGCGCCGAGCTCCGTCCCGAGCTCACCGAGGACGCGCACGCGCAGAGCAAGCGCCCGGTGCGCGAGCTCGTCGACCACGAGATGACCCACCGTGACGTTCCCGTCGCCGTGTGCACGCACCGACCCGTGCTGCCCACCGTGGTGGAGGAGGTCGCACGACGCACGCCGCACCGCATCATGCAGCAGGTGCCGGAGTCCGACCCCTGGCTCAAGACGGGGGAGATGCTGGTGGTCCACCTCTCCCAGCGACCGCGCCGACGGGCGCTGGTCGTCGCCCTGGAGAAGCACCGCGCCGTGTGA
- a CDS encoding RNA degradosome polyphosphate kinase, giving the protein MTAHLLGGVATSSANLARQVAAAEDETRPGEESELPEGRFADRELSWLAFNERVLEQAEDQDLPILERAWFLAIFASNLDEFYMVRVAGLKRRIATGMAVTAASGLSPRQVLEGLSTKAKELTARHARVFAEDVQPKLADVGIELLHWEDLGESEQDRLHKFFRRQIFPVLTPLAVDPAHPFPYISGLSLNLAVVVRNPTTGKKHFARVKVPPLLPRFIAVDAAGRPYRPEDVPADATGRTAFVPLEEIIAYHLDTLFPGMEIVEHHTFRVTRNEDVEVEEDDAENLLKALEKELVRRRFGPAVRLEVAQGISDHVLNLLMRELEVGEQDVFHLPAPLDLTGLNLVHELDRPNLKYPKFVPVTAHGLAEVESANPTDFFAAIRSQDILLHHPYDSFSTSVQQFIAQAAADPRVLAIKQTLYRTSGDSPIVDALIDAAQAGKQVLAIVEIKARFDEQANISWARKLEQAGVHVVYGIVGLKTHAKLCLVVRQEQDGLRRYCHVGTGNYHPKTARGYEDLGLLTCDRDVGQDLTRLFNQLSGWAPRTRFHRLLVAPRSIRPGLVERVEREIEHHRAGRPAWVRFKANSIVDEAVIDSLYRASQAGVPVDVVVRGICAIRAGVPGLSENIRVRSILGRFLEHARVFAFANGGDPEVWIGSADLMHRNLDRRVEALIRIVDPAQVDYLVELLKQSVADTTSTWHLETDGWHRRHVGPDGRRLDDLQEMLMARARRRVAATR; this is encoded by the coding sequence ATGACGGCCCACCTGCTCGGCGGGGTGGCCACGTCGTCGGCGAACCTCGCACGCCAGGTGGCCGCCGCCGAGGACGAGACGCGGCCCGGCGAGGAGTCCGAGCTCCCCGAGGGCCGGTTCGCCGACCGCGAGCTGAGCTGGCTGGCGTTCAACGAGCGGGTGCTCGAGCAGGCCGAGGACCAGGACCTGCCGATCCTCGAACGGGCGTGGTTCCTGGCGATCTTCGCCTCGAACCTCGACGAGTTCTACATGGTCCGCGTCGCCGGCCTCAAACGACGCATCGCCACCGGGATGGCCGTCACCGCGGCGTCCGGGCTCTCCCCGCGCCAGGTGCTCGAGGGCCTCAGCACCAAGGCCAAGGAGCTCACCGCCCGCCACGCCCGCGTCTTCGCCGAGGACGTCCAGCCCAAGCTCGCCGACGTCGGCATCGAGCTGCTGCACTGGGAGGATCTGGGCGAGAGCGAGCAGGACCGCCTCCACAAGTTCTTCCGCAGGCAGATCTTCCCCGTCCTGACCCCGCTCGCCGTGGACCCCGCCCACCCCTTCCCCTACATCTCGGGTCTCTCGCTCAACCTCGCTGTCGTGGTGCGCAACCCCACCACCGGCAAGAAGCACTTCGCCCGCGTCAAGGTCCCGCCGCTGCTGCCCCGGTTCATCGCCGTCGACGCCGCCGGTCGCCCCTACCGCCCCGAGGACGTCCCCGCCGACGCCACCGGGCGCACCGCGTTCGTGCCCCTCGAGGAGATCATCGCCTACCACCTGGACACGCTCTTCCCCGGGATGGAGATCGTTGAGCACCACACCTTCCGGGTGACCCGCAACGAGGACGTCGAGGTCGAGGAGGACGACGCCGAGAACCTCCTCAAGGCCCTGGAGAAGGAGCTCGTGCGGCGCCGGTTCGGGCCCGCGGTGCGACTGGAGGTGGCCCAGGGCATCAGCGACCACGTCCTCAACCTGCTCATGCGCGAGCTGGAGGTGGGCGAGCAGGACGTGTTCCACCTGCCGGCCCCGCTGGACCTGACCGGCCTCAACCTCGTCCACGAGCTCGACCGGCCGAACCTGAAGTACCCCAAGTTCGTGCCGGTCACCGCGCACGGCCTCGCGGAGGTCGAGTCGGCCAACCCCACGGACTTCTTCGCTGCCATCCGGTCTCAGGACATCCTCCTGCACCACCCGTACGACTCCTTCTCCACCTCAGTGCAGCAGTTCATCGCCCAGGCCGCGGCCGACCCGCGGGTGCTGGCGATCAAGCAGACCCTGTACCGCACCTCTGGCGACTCGCCGATCGTGGACGCGCTCATCGACGCCGCCCAGGCGGGCAAGCAGGTGCTCGCGATCGTGGAGATCAAGGCCCGCTTCGACGAGCAGGCGAACATCTCCTGGGCCCGCAAGCTCGAGCAGGCGGGCGTGCACGTCGTGTACGGCATCGTCGGGCTCAAGACCCACGCCAAGCTCTGCCTGGTGGTGCGGCAGGAGCAGGACGGGCTGCGGCGGTACTGCCACGTCGGCACCGGCAACTACCACCCCAAGACCGCGCGTGGCTACGAGGACCTCGGTCTGCTCACCTGTGACCGCGATGTGGGCCAGGACCTGACCCGGCTCTTCAACCAGCTCTCCGGCTGGGCGCCCCGCACCCGGTTCCACCGGCTTCTCGTGGCCCCCCGCTCGATCCGTCCGGGCCTCGTCGAGCGTGTCGAGCGGGAGATCGAGCACCACCGCGCCGGTCGGCCGGCCTGGGTGCGGTTCAAGGCCAACTCCATCGTCGACGAGGCCGTGATCGACTCCCTCTACCGCGCCAGCCAGGCCGGGGTGCCGGTCGACGTCGTCGTCCGCGGCATCTGCGCCATCCGGGCCGGGGTGCCGGGGCTGAGCGAGAACATCCGGGTGCGCTCCATCCTGGGACGCTTCCTCGAGCACGCCCGCGTGTTCGCCTTCGCCAACGGCGGGGACCCCGAGGTCTGGATCGGCTCGGCCGACCTCATGCACCGCAACCTCGACCGTCGCGTCGAGGCGCTCATCCGGATCGTCGACCCGGCGCAGGTCGACTACCTCGTCGAGCTGCTGAAGCAGTCCGTGGCGGACACCACGTCGACCTGGCACCTGGAGACCGACGGCTGGCACCGGCGCCACGTCGGCCCGGACGGTCGGCGGCTCGACGACCTGCAGGAGATGCTCATGGCCCGTGCCCGACGGCGTGTGGCGGCTACCCGGTGA
- the mshD gene encoding mycothiol synthase, with protein sequence MITQEDRLNGDVAAPDVLDLADEVARADGVEALSEQTVLELRTPVRPVRHFLAHDDGGGLVGYAQLDPGEGDEASAELAVVPFARRRGVGRALLDAVRAAAPGVSVWAHGNLTGAQALAASAGMSVVRELLQMSAPLGPVDATVPRHPGVVVQTFDPDRDEHDWVTLNARAFATHPEQGRMTVADLRAREAEAWFDPTLLWLVRPVTAPDGAPLASMWVKVVPGERSGEIYALGVDPEAQGQGLGGMLTRRALAELHRRGLSRATLYVEGDNAAALRTYQREGFHCVAIDVQYR encoded by the coding sequence GTGATCACCCAGGAGGACCGGCTCAACGGGGACGTCGCCGCCCCCGACGTCCTGGACCTCGCCGACGAGGTTGCCCGGGCCGATGGTGTCGAGGCCCTGTCGGAGCAGACCGTCCTCGAGCTGCGCACCCCGGTGCGTCCGGTCCGCCACTTCCTCGCGCACGACGACGGCGGCGGCCTGGTCGGGTACGCCCAGCTCGACCCGGGCGAGGGGGACGAGGCCAGCGCCGAGCTCGCCGTCGTACCTTTCGCCCGACGGCGCGGGGTGGGCCGGGCCCTGCTCGACGCCGTCCGCGCCGCCGCCCCCGGGGTCTCGGTGTGGGCGCACGGCAACCTCACCGGCGCGCAGGCGCTCGCGGCGTCCGCAGGGATGTCCGTGGTCCGCGAGCTGCTGCAGATGTCCGCCCCGCTCGGTCCGGTCGACGCCACCGTGCCCCGCCACCCCGGCGTCGTGGTGCAGACGTTCGACCCGGACCGGGACGAGCACGACTGGGTCACGCTCAACGCCCGGGCCTTCGCCACGCACCCCGAGCAGGGCCGCATGACCGTCGCCGACCTGCGCGCCCGCGAGGCCGAGGCCTGGTTCGACCCGACCCTGCTGTGGCTGGTGCGCCCGGTCACCGCCCCGGACGGCGCGCCGCTCGCGTCCATGTGGGTGAAGGTCGTGCCGGGCGAGAGGTCCGGGGAGATCTACGCCCTCGGCGTCGACCCGGAGGCGCAGGGGCAGGGGCTCGGCGGGATGCTCACCCGGCGGGCCCTGGCCGAGCTGCACCGGCGCGGCCTGTCCCGGGCCACGCTCTACGTGGAAGGGGACAACGCCGCCGCGCTGCGCACCTACCAGCGGGAGGGATTCCACTGCGTCGCCATCGACGTCCAGTACCGGTGA
- a CDS encoding acyl-CoA dehydrogenase family protein, with amino-acid sequence MAAPTQVKHEGTQNAEGAQRAHVTEKEARQVAEAARQTEWELPSFAKELYLGRFRPDLIAPHPRPAPDVEARGQAYLEQLERFLRDHVDGRQIERDARIPDDVVRGLAQIGTFGIKIPDEYGGLGLGQVHYNRALMLLGTANASLGALVSAHQSIGVPEPVKQFGNADQKRAFLPRCAAGAISAFLLTEPDVGSDPARLHTTATPTDGGYYLLDGVKLWSTNGVVAELLVVMARVPASEGHRGGITAFVVEADTPGITVERRNAFMGLRGLENGVTRFDQVRVPAANVLGREGIGLKIALTTLNTGRLSIPALCVGTSKWCLKIGREWAHERVQWGRSVGRHAAVAHKIAFMATAAYAQEAVVELASHLADAGRTDIRIEAALAKMFTSELAWQVADELVQVRGGRGYETADSLEARGERAVPVEQVLRDLRINRIFEGSTEIMHLLIAREAVDAHLAVAGDIIDPEVDLAGKARAAAKAGAFYATWLPPLLTGPGQLPTAYPEYGPLATHMRFVERSSRRLARSTFYGMARWQGRLEHQQGFLGRVVDIGAELFATSAVCVRAQMQLQDDPRVGAAAVKLAGAWARQSRLRVERLFDELWTNTDAADEQLAAEVLDGEYTWAEVGVIDASEGTGPWIADASPGPAQVPDVSRRMMPPGA; translated from the coding sequence ATGGCGGCACCGACACAGGTCAAGCACGAGGGCACACAGAACGCCGAGGGCGCCCAGCGCGCCCACGTCACCGAGAAGGAGGCCCGCCAGGTCGCGGAGGCGGCCCGGCAGACGGAGTGGGAGCTGCCCTCCTTCGCCAAGGAGCTCTACCTGGGCCGGTTCCGGCCCGACCTCATCGCCCCCCACCCTCGCCCCGCGCCCGACGTCGAGGCGAGGGGCCAGGCGTACCTCGAGCAGCTCGAGCGGTTCCTCCGGGACCACGTGGACGGCCGGCAGATCGAGCGCGACGCCCGCATCCCCGACGACGTCGTCCGCGGCCTCGCCCAGATCGGCACCTTCGGGATCAAGATCCCCGACGAGTACGGCGGGCTCGGTCTCGGCCAGGTCCACTACAACCGCGCCCTCATGCTGCTTGGCACCGCCAACGCCAGCCTCGGCGCCCTCGTCTCGGCACACCAGTCGATCGGGGTGCCCGAACCCGTCAAGCAGTTCGGCAACGCGGACCAGAAGCGCGCGTTCCTGCCCCGCTGCGCCGCCGGGGCGATCTCCGCCTTCCTCCTTACCGAGCCCGACGTCGGCTCCGACCCCGCCCGGCTGCACACCACCGCCACCCCCACCGACGGCGGCTACTACCTGCTCGATGGCGTCAAGCTCTGGTCCACCAACGGCGTCGTCGCCGAGCTGCTCGTCGTCATGGCGCGGGTACCGGCCTCCGAGGGGCACCGCGGCGGCATCACCGCGTTCGTCGTCGAGGCCGACACCCCGGGCATCACCGTCGAGCGCCGCAACGCCTTCATGGGGCTGCGCGGGCTGGAGAACGGCGTCACCCGGTTCGACCAGGTCCGCGTCCCGGCGGCCAATGTGCTCGGCCGTGAGGGCATAGGGCTGAAGATCGCGCTGACCACGCTCAACACCGGTCGCCTGTCCATCCCGGCGCTGTGCGTCGGCACGAGCAAGTGGTGCCTGAAGATCGGGCGGGAGTGGGCCCACGAGCGCGTCCAGTGGGGCCGGTCGGTAGGCCGCCACGCCGCCGTCGCGCACAAGATCGCCTTCATGGCCACCGCCGCCTACGCCCAGGAGGCCGTCGTCGAGCTCGCGAGCCACCTCGCCGACGCCGGCCGCACCGACATCCGCATCGAGGCGGCGCTGGCCAAGATGTTCACGTCCGAGCTGGCCTGGCAGGTGGCCGACGAGCTCGTCCAGGTCCGCGGCGGCCGGGGATACGAGACGGCCGACTCCCTCGAGGCCCGCGGCGAGCGGGCGGTCCCGGTCGAGCAGGTGCTGCGGGACCTGCGCATCAACCGGATCTTCGAGGGCTCGACGGAGATCATGCACCTGCTCATCGCCCGGGAGGCGGTCGACGCCCACCTCGCCGTCGCCGGGGACATCATCGACCCCGAGGTCGACCTCGCCGGGAAGGCCCGGGCGGCGGCCAAGGCCGGGGCGTTCTACGCGACGTGGCTGCCGCCGCTCCTCACCGGACCTGGACAGCTACCGACCGCCTATCCCGAGTACGGCCCGCTCGCCACGCACATGCGCTTCGTCGAGCGCTCCTCCCGGCGCCTGGCCCGCTCCACCTTCTACGGCATGGCCCGCTGGCAGGGCCGGCTCGAGCACCAGCAGGGCTTCCTCGGGCGGGTGGTCGACATCGGCGCCGAGCTCTTCGCGACCTCCGCCGTGTGTGTGCGGGCGCAGATGCAGCTCCAGGACGACCCGCGGGTGGGGGCGGCGGCCGTGAAGCTCGCCGGGGCCTGGGCCCGCCAGTCCAGGCTGCGGGTGGAGCGCCTCTTCGACGAGCTGTGGACCAACACCGACGCCGCGGACGAGCAGCTCGCGGCGGAGGTGCTCGACGGCGAGTACACGTGGGCCGAGGTCGGCGTGATCGACGCCTCCGAGGGCACGGGGCCGTGGATCGCCGACGCCTCCCCAGGCCCGGCGCAGGTCCCGGACGTCTCGCGCCGGATGATGCCGCCGGGCGCCTGA